From a single Cyclobacterium marinum DSM 745 genomic region:
- a CDS encoding RagB/SusD family nutrient uptake outer membrane protein codes for MKNKIIYILSFLVLGSYSCNEDELDLYPKTQITEGNFYQNEEQLVLAVNDIYRQLGRIYNAQGIADLYGELRSDNTYIEFTGGSTTFSEEITDYYIRTNNGLIENAWETCYNAIFICNNAIYQLDNADVAFTDPDLKERLKAEATLVRSLIFFNMVRVWGGIPLPLKPLKPEEGYEYLRESKEVVYQQIISDLKYAKTNLPESYSGNDVGRVTKFGASAILAKVYLTLGENQNASIELKEIIESERFSLDANDDGNINADDYEYLFLPDTKNSKASLLEAQYLGGENSVNSNHQSQYTPFHWAFHLPGMNETFRGNGMNTPTQNLADEFEADDVLRKNISIYPGYLNLDTDQFIEYPFTMKFYDPNWRYPGQNFEIIRYADVLLMYSEVTNDPSYLNMVRARVGLPGFGQEGYPEKYNTLTLAIEHERRVELCFEFHRFFDLVRTGRAVEVLQSNGFDINQDKLLFPIPLRAIDVNNNITQNPGY; via the coding sequence ATGAAAAATAAAATTATATACATCCTTTCATTTCTTGTTTTGGGTTCTTATTCCTGTAATGAGGACGAATTGGACCTTTATCCAAAGACACAAATAACTGAAGGTAATTTTTATCAAAATGAGGAACAGTTAGTTTTAGCTGTGAATGATATTTACAGACAATTGGGTAGAATATACAATGCTCAAGGAATAGCAGACTTGTATGGAGAACTTCGTTCAGACAATACTTATATCGAATTTACTGGTGGTTCAACTACATTTTCTGAAGAGATAACAGATTATTATATCAGGACCAACAATGGACTTATTGAAAATGCCTGGGAAACTTGTTACAATGCCATTTTTATTTGCAACAATGCGATTTACCAATTGGATAATGCTGATGTTGCATTTACTGATCCGGACCTGAAGGAAAGGCTCAAAGCAGAAGCTACTTTGGTTCGTTCTTTGATATTCTTTAATATGGTAAGGGTTTGGGGAGGCATACCTTTACCTTTAAAACCATTGAAACCGGAAGAAGGATACGAGTATCTTAGAGAAAGCAAAGAAGTAGTTTACCAGCAGATAATTAGTGATTTGAAATATGCTAAAACTAATCTACCGGAAAGTTATTCGGGGAATGATGTAGGACGGGTTACTAAGTTTGGCGCTTCAGCAATCCTCGCCAAAGTATACCTAACCTTAGGTGAAAATCAGAATGCTTCCATTGAATTAAAAGAAATTATTGAGAGTGAGAGGTTTTCTTTAGATGCCAATGATGATGGAAACATCAATGCTGACGACTATGAATACTTATTTCTTCCTGATACTAAAAATTCTAAAGCATCCCTTTTGGAAGCTCAATATCTTGGGGGTGAAAATTCAGTTAACAGCAATCATCAATCTCAATACACTCCTTTCCATTGGGCTTTTCATCTGCCAGGTATGAATGAAACCTTTAGAGGGAATGGGATGAATACCCCTACCCAAAATTTGGCTGATGAATTTGAGGCCGATGATGTGCTAAGAAAAAATATATCTATATATCCTGGATACCTTAATTTAGATACTGACCAGTTTATTGAGTATCCTTTTACCATGAAATTTTATGATCCTAATTGGAGGTATCCTGGTCAAAATTTTGAAATTATTAGGTATGCAGATGTTTTATTAATGTATTCAGAAGTAACTAATGATCCATCCTACTTAAACATGGTTCGAGCTAGGGTGGGGTTACCAGGATTTGGCCAAGAAGGGTACCCTGAAAAATACAATACACTAACATTGGCAATTGAACATGAGAGAAGGGTAGAATTGTGTTTCGAATTTCATCGATTTTTTGATTTGGTCAGGACAGGTAGGGCCGTAGAAGTTTTACAATCGAATGGATTTGATATTAATCAAGACAAATTATTGTTCCCAATTCCTTTACGAGCGATTGATGTCAATAATAACATTACCCAAAATCCCGGTTATTAA
- a CDS encoding N-acyl-D-amino-acid deacylase family protein encodes MKALLIGMFVLFLIYGCRPAQTFDVLIKNGQIVDGSGNAAFTGDVGIVADSIAAIGDLTGAHGAIEIDASGLVVAPGFINMLSWAVDALIEDGKSQSDIKQGVTLEVFGEGSSMGPLNEEMKKDKKDSQGDIKYPINWTTLGEYLEALVKKGVSTNVASFVGATTLRVHTVGYENRAPSEEELEQMKALVRQAMEEGAMGVGSSLIYAPAFYSRTEELIALCQVAAEYDGMYISHLRSEGNQLLESLDELIRIADEANIRAEVYHLKMAGKNNWDKLDAVVSKIDSARKAGLTITTNMYTYTAGATGLDASMPPWVQEGGYDKWAERLTDPKIRDKLKIEMVTPTNEWESLMMGVASYDDMLLIGFKNDSLKYLTGKSLAEVAAMRNTSPIETAMDLVVQDGSRVGTVYFMMSEENVKKKIALPYMSFGSDAASYAPEGVFLKSRSHPRAFGNFARLLGKYVRDEKIISLEEAVYKLTTLPATNLKIKKRGALKEGYFADLAIFDPNKIQDHATYDKPMQYATGMVHVLVNGIPVLKEGEHTGALPGQVIRGPGYKSTD; translated from the coding sequence ATGAAAGCACTTCTTATAGGCATGTTTGTCCTCTTTCTTATATACGGTTGCAGACCTGCCCAAACTTTTGATGTGCTAATAAAAAATGGACAAATCGTGGATGGTTCCGGCAATGCTGCTTTTACCGGTGATGTAGGAATAGTGGCTGATTCCATTGCGGCTATTGGTGATTTGACTGGAGCCCATGGAGCGATTGAAATCGATGCCTCCGGTTTAGTTGTAGCCCCAGGTTTTATTAATATGCTAAGTTGGGCTGTTGATGCTTTAATAGAAGATGGTAAATCTCAAAGTGATATCAAGCAAGGGGTAACCTTGGAAGTTTTCGGGGAGGGAAGCTCAATGGGCCCCTTAAATGAGGAAATGAAGAAGGATAAAAAAGATAGTCAGGGTGATATCAAATATCCAATCAACTGGACTACTTTAGGTGAGTACCTTGAGGCTCTTGTTAAGAAAGGAGTTTCCACCAATGTGGCTTCATTCGTTGGGGCAACAACCCTTAGGGTTCATACGGTTGGGTACGAAAACCGTGCCCCTAGTGAGGAAGAGCTTGAACAAATGAAAGCTTTGGTTAGGCAAGCCATGGAAGAAGGTGCAATGGGGGTAGGGTCCTCTTTAATTTATGCTCCGGCTTTTTATTCGAGAACAGAGGAGTTAATTGCACTTTGTCAAGTAGCAGCTGAATATGATGGTATGTACATCTCTCACTTGCGAAGTGAAGGGAATCAATTGTTGGAAAGTCTAGATGAGTTGATCAGGATTGCTGATGAGGCCAATATTAGGGCTGAGGTTTACCACCTGAAAATGGCCGGTAAAAACAATTGGGATAAATTAGATGCAGTGGTTTCAAAGATTGATTCCGCTAGGAAAGCCGGCCTTACTATCACCACAAATATGTATACCTATACTGCCGGGGCCACTGGGCTAGATGCTTCCATGCCACCTTGGGTTCAAGAAGGTGGCTATGATAAATGGGCCGAACGATTAACGGATCCAAAAATCAGAGACAAATTAAAGATTGAGATGGTTACTCCAACCAATGAGTGGGAGAGTTTGATGATGGGTGTAGCATCTTATGATGATATGCTTTTGATTGGTTTTAAAAACGATTCATTGAAGTACCTGACGGGTAAATCACTGGCTGAAGTAGCGGCCATGCGCAATACATCTCCTATAGAAACGGCCATGGACTTGGTTGTTCAGGATGGAAGCAGGGTGGGAACGGTTTATTTTATGATGTCTGAAGAAAATGTCAAAAAGAAAATAGCGCTGCCCTACATGAGCTTTGGCTCAGATGCGGCTTCATATGCTCCTGAAGGGGTTTTCCTTAAATCAAGAAGTCACCCTAGAGCTTTTGGGAATTTTGCACGACTCCTTGGGAAGTATGTGCGTGATGAAAAGATCATTTCCTTGGAGGAAGCCGTTTATAAGCTTACAACATTGCCGGCTACCAATTTGAAAATCAAAAAAAGGGGAGCTTTAAAAGAAGGGTATTTTGCTGACCTTGCCATTTTTGATCCCAATAAAATACAAGATCATGCGACCTATGATAAGCCCATGCAATATGCTACAGGAATGGTGCACGTTTTAGTTAATGGGATCCCTGTACTTAAAGAGGGTGAGCATACCGGGGCCTTGCCGGGGCAAGTAATTAGAGGTCCCGGTTATAAGTCTACAGATTAA
- a CDS encoding DUF1961 family protein, whose amino-acid sequence MKFSQPSLFIIFSILSIFGCKSKETIKDSWTKSEILFEDSGIENWENKWMLDGLKAKVVNSNKGMELLAGPEQGENAHHTVLWTKPSFEGNICIEYDYTRTDTASNFVNILYFHATGKGDKDFPKDISLWNDKRKVPSMSTYFNNMNTYHISYAAFGGKEDSLENDYIRLRRYHPKMDGLTGTDVPEDYFNTGLFKPNVTYHIQVFKFDDTIEMHIQNKMDTSDLLICKWDASIFPLYNAGRIGLRHMYTRSARYKDFKVWRLL is encoded by the coding sequence ATGAAGTTCAGCCAACCATCTTTATTCATCATTTTTTCTATCCTATCTATATTTGGGTGTAAATCCAAAGAAACAATAAAAGATTCATGGACCAAATCCGAAATATTATTTGAAGATTCAGGAATTGAAAATTGGGAGAATAAATGGATGTTAGATGGGCTAAAGGCAAAGGTAGTCAACAGCAATAAGGGAATGGAACTTCTGGCAGGACCTGAACAAGGTGAGAATGCCCACCACACAGTGTTGTGGACAAAACCATCCTTTGAAGGGAATATTTGCATTGAATACGATTATACCAGAACGGATACTGCTTCTAACTTTGTTAATATCCTTTACTTTCATGCGACTGGAAAAGGGGATAAGGACTTTCCTAAAGATATTTCGTTGTGGAATGATAAAAGAAAAGTACCCTCCATGAGTACTTATTTTAATAATATGAATACTTACCATATAAGTTATGCAGCATTTGGTGGCAAGGAAGATTCTCTTGAAAATGATTATATACGTTTGCGTAGATACCACCCTAAAATGGATGGTTTAACAGGAACTGATGTACCGGAAGATTATTTCAATACTGGCCTTTTTAAACCAAATGTAACCTACCACATACAGGTTTTTAAATTTGACGATACCATTGAAATGCATATCCAAAACAAAATGGATACTTCAGACTTATTGATTTGTAAATGGGATGCTTCTATATTCCCCCTATATAATGCCGGTAGAATTGGCTTAAGACATATGTATACCAGAAGTGCAAGGTATAAGGATTTTAAAGTATGGAGGCTTTTATAA
- a CDS encoding sulfatase, with product MTLLLFLWNASFNVNAQQPNILLIISDDLNTNIGPYMNTDKHTPYLDRLASEGVSFSRIYSQFPLCGPSRASFMSGLYPETNGVLRNNDQLGSYRKETPALANHPSMAGFFKERGYYTARISKIFHMGVPGGIERGAVGGDDPDSWDYAYNVLGPETLSQGKLELLSPKNLHYGSNFAQMVIPDSLEGTQTDYMAASQAIAVLENRAGKIPSGGTNKQRDKKDAPFFLAVGFVRPHVPLIAPEKSFAPYSIEKVNLPTVKIGQNVPPQALKRQNDKVWGMDELQQRKTIRAYMASVRFMDEQVGRLLKALDRLDLRKETIVIFMSDHGYNLGEHDCWSKSSLWEGSVRVPVIISVPGNDFEGNYGSNTKSISELLDIYPTLVDLAGMSPEKPSILQGKSLLSLLKGESRGREGNYAYTIYNDGASLRTNRWRYNRWGKDAKGNNEELYDHLNDPEENINLVGEESYEKVLGEMRNKLDQSRDLASSGL from the coding sequence ATGACACTTCTATTATTCCTTTGGAATGCTTCGTTTAACGTAAATGCTCAACAACCCAATATCTTGTTAATCATTTCCGATGACCTAAATACCAATATTGGGCCCTATATGAATACCGATAAACATACGCCTTATCTAGATCGACTTGCATCAGAAGGAGTAAGTTTTTCTAGAATTTATAGTCAATTTCCCTTATGTGGTCCCTCCAGAGCTTCCTTTATGAGCGGTTTGTACCCTGAAACCAACGGTGTTTTGCGCAATAATGATCAGTTGGGTAGTTACAGGAAAGAAACTCCGGCTTTGGCTAATCACCCCTCAATGGCGGGATTTTTCAAAGAAAGAGGATATTATACCGCCAGAATATCTAAGATTTTTCATATGGGAGTGCCTGGTGGAATAGAAAGGGGAGCTGTGGGTGGAGATGATCCTGATTCTTGGGATTATGCTTATAATGTACTTGGTCCGGAAACTTTAAGTCAGGGAAAATTGGAACTACTATCCCCAAAAAATCTTCATTATGGTTCAAATTTCGCGCAAATGGTTATTCCTGACAGTTTAGAAGGAACTCAAACTGATTATATGGCAGCTAGTCAGGCTATAGCTGTGTTGGAAAATCGCGCCGGAAAAATTCCCTCGGGTGGAACCAATAAGCAAAGGGATAAAAAGGATGCGCCGTTTTTCTTAGCAGTGGGGTTTGTTAGGCCACATGTACCCTTAATCGCACCTGAAAAAAGTTTCGCTCCATATTCTATAGAGAAGGTAAACCTCCCCACAGTTAAAATTGGTCAAAATGTACCTCCCCAAGCCTTGAAGAGGCAAAATGATAAAGTATGGGGTATGGATGAACTTCAGCAGCGCAAAACCATTCGTGCTTATATGGCAAGTGTCAGGTTTATGGATGAACAGGTAGGAAGGTTGTTAAAAGCATTGGATAGATTAGACCTAAGAAAAGAAACGATTGTGATCTTTATGTCAGACCATGGTTATAATCTTGGTGAACATGATTGTTGGTCAAAATCCAGCCTTTGGGAAGGTAGTGTTCGGGTTCCGGTGATTATTTCAGTGCCCGGGAACGATTTCGAAGGGAATTACGGTAGTAATACCAAAAGTATTTCAGAACTATTGGATATATATCCAACACTAGTGGATCTTGCAGGCATGTCTCCTGAGAAACCATCCATACTACAAGGGAAAAGTTTGCTGTCTTTGTTAAAAGGCGAAAGTAGGGGTAGGGAAGGTAATTATGCGTATACCATTTACAATGATGGAGCCAGTTTGCGAACCAACAGATGGAGATACAATCGTTGGGGGAAAGATGCGAAAGGAAACAATGAGGAGTTATATGATCACCTCAATGACCCGGAAGAGAATATCAATTTGGTAGGGGAAGAAAGTTATGAAAAAGTTTTAGGGGAAATGAGGAATAAATTAGATCAATCAAGAGATTTGGCCAGTTCAGGTTTATAA
- a CDS encoding YceI family protein has translation MYKNLKLTLFFILVLFLSRSVQVIAQQTYEVAPNPEMKVSGTSTLHDWDMISKEATGTASIRRSAGKVTAIQSVEVSMKVKSLKSGKSQMDKNAYNALKEEEYPEITFSMLEAHQNGGNDWKVSGRLQLAGETKSIPFSIKIAPEGENIILSGLADIKLTDFNVTPPTAVFGTIKTGDEMTIHINMKLNPIN, from the coding sequence ATGTACAAAAATTTAAAATTGACCTTATTTTTCATACTTGTACTTTTCCTCTCGCGTAGTGTTCAGGTTATTGCACAGCAAACCTATGAGGTGGCCCCCAATCCTGAAATGAAGGTATCCGGTACCTCTACACTTCATGACTGGGACATGATATCCAAAGAGGCTACAGGGACTGCTTCAATTAGACGCTCAGCTGGAAAAGTGACAGCCATTCAATCGGTCGAAGTCTCTATGAAGGTAAAATCTCTCAAAAGTGGAAAAAGTCAGATGGATAAAAATGCTTACAACGCGCTAAAAGAAGAGGAGTATCCGGAAATTACGTTTTCTATGCTAGAAGCCCACCAAAATGGTGGGAATGATTGGAAGGTATCCGGCAGACTTCAACTTGCCGGAGAAACGAAATCAATTCCATTTTCAATTAAAATCGCACCGGAAGGTGAAAATATCATATTGTCCGGTCTTGCTGACATCAAATTGACAGATTTTAATGTGACACCACCCACTGCTGTTTTTGGTACGATCAAAACAGGGGACGAGATGACGATCCATATCAATATGAAACTAAATCCAATTAATTAA
- a CDS encoding glycoside hydrolase family protein, with protein sequence MRNLLFLAIILYFTQCNLKESHPSPIVSQEVMEQVFEEIKTPFKYGVVFQHPDTSKMIDSPTIFRQDEVWYMTYIVFDGQGYETWLAESEDLLNWESKGKILSFTQDTWDGNQKAGYVSLVNTEWGGDYRVENFKGQYWMSYLGGSSEGYEAGTLKIGMANSIILTEAKEWETNNEPLLSPVDDDVRWFENKTIYKSLVIRDNEKHTGHPFVMYYNAKGDTANYESIGMAVSDDMLTWKRFGNEPVISRGKGICGDAQIAKINDLYVMFYFGAFWKPGAFERFACSYDLINWTDWEGEDLVAPSEPYDQKYAHKPWVIKWNGIVYHFYNAVGSEGRVIALATSKGIKNN encoded by the coding sequence ATGAGAAATCTGTTATTCTTAGCAATTATCCTATATTTTACTCAATGCAATCTTAAAGAATCCCATCCGAGTCCAATTGTTTCTCAGGAAGTTATGGAGCAAGTATTTGAAGAGATCAAAACCCCTTTTAAATATGGTGTGGTTTTTCAACATCCGGATACTAGTAAAATGATTGATTCACCAACCATCTTTAGACAAGATGAAGTATGGTACATGACCTATATTGTTTTTGATGGACAAGGCTACGAAACATGGTTGGCTGAAAGTGAGGACTTGCTAAACTGGGAATCCAAAGGCAAGATTTTGTCATTCACTCAAGACACCTGGGATGGCAATCAAAAGGCAGGATATGTATCCTTAGTCAATACGGAATGGGGAGGAGATTATAGGGTAGAAAATTTTAAGGGCCAGTATTGGATGAGTTATCTGGGCGGGAGTTCTGAAGGCTATGAAGCAGGAACATTAAAAATAGGAATGGCCAACTCCATAATATTAACAGAGGCCAAAGAATGGGAAACCAATAATGAGCCTTTATTGTCTCCAGTGGATGATGATGTGCGATGGTTTGAAAACAAAACAATATACAAAAGCCTGGTGATTAGGGACAATGAAAAGCATACAGGACATCCTTTCGTCATGTATTACAATGCCAAAGGAGATACGGCAAACTATGAGAGTATTGGGATGGCAGTTTCAGATGATATGTTGACTTGGAAACGCTTTGGAAATGAGCCGGTCATCAGCAGAGGAAAAGGTATTTGTGGGGATGCCCAAATAGCTAAAATTAATGATTTATACGTCATGTTTTATTTTGGGGCATTCTGGAAACCCGGTGCTTTTGAAAGGTTTGCTTGTTCTTACGATTTAATTAACTGGACGGATTGGGAGGGAGAAGATTTGGTTGCCCCTTCAGAACCATACGATCAAAAATATGCGCATAAGCCATGGGTGATAAAGTGGAATGGCATTGTTTACCACTTTTACAATGCCGTGGGTAGCGAAGGAAGGGTAATTGCCTTGGCCACATCAAAAGGCATTAAAAATAACTAA